A window of the Equus przewalskii isolate Varuska chromosome 10, EquPr2, whole genome shotgun sequence genome harbors these coding sequences:
- the NFE2L1 gene encoding endoplasmic reticulum membrane sensor NFE2L1 isoform X5 codes for MTRLDRSSHSGGGHAKGSQPLNSLLAGHRVAQPPSAPGSRASVQDIDLIDILWRQDIDLGAGREIFDYSHRQKEQDVDKELQDGAEQEDTWPGEGAEALARNLLVDGETGESFPAQVPGGEDQRALSLEECLRLLEATCPFGENAEFPADISSITEAVPSESEPPGLQNNLLSPLLTGTESPFDLEQQWQDLMSIMEMQAMEVNTSTSEILYNAPPGDPLSTNYSLAPNTPINQNVSLHQASLGGCSQDFSLFSPEVESLPVAGSSTLLPLAPSNSTSLNSTFGSTNLAGLFFPPQLNGTANDTAGPELPDPLGGLLDEAMLDEISLMDLAIEEGFNPVQASQLEEEFDSDSGLSLDSSHSPSSLSSPEGSSSSSSSSSSSSSSSSSSSSASSSASSSFSEEGAVGYSSDSETLDLEEAEGAVGYQPEYSKFCRMSYQDPSQLSCLPYLEHVGHNHTYNMAPSALDSADLPPPSTVKKGSKEKQADFLDKQMSRDEHRARAMKIPFTNDKIINLPVEEFNELLSKYQLSEAQLSLIRDIRRRGKNKMAAQNCRKRKLDTILNLERDVEDLQRDKARLLQEKVEFLRSLRQMKQKVQSLYQEVFGRLRDENGRPYSPSQYALQYAGDGSVLLIPRTLADQQARRQERKPKDRRK; via the exons ATGACCCGCCTGGACCGCAGCTCTCACAGTGGTGGGGGCCATGCCAAAGGGAGCCAGCCCCTTAACTCTTTGCTGGCTGGTCACCGGGTGGCCCAGCCCCCCTCTGCTCCTGGGTCCAGGGCTTCTGTTCAG GACATAGATCTGATTGACATCCTTTGGCGACAGGATATTGACCTGGGGGCTGGGCGTGAGATTTTTGACTATAGTCATCGCCAGAAGGAACAGGATGTGGATAAGGAACTACAAGATGGAGCGGAGCAGGAGGACACCTGGCCAGGCGAGGGTGCAGAAGCTCTGGCACGAAACCTGCTAGTGGATGGAGAAACTGGGGAGAGCTTCCCTGCACAG GTGCCTGGTGGGGAGGACCAGAGGGCCCTGTCCTTGGAAGAGTGCCTTAGGCTGCTGGAGGCCACCTGCCCCTTTGGGGAGAATGCTGAG TTTCCGGCAGACATTTCCAGCATAACAGAAGCCGTGCCTAGTGAGAGTGAGCCCCCAGGTCTTCAAAACAACCTCTTGTCTCCTCTCTTGACGGGGACAGAATCACCATTTGATTTGGAACAGCAGTGGCAAGATCTCATGTCCATCATGGAAATGCAG GCCATGGAAGTGAACACATCAACAAGTGAGATCCTGTACAATGCCCCTCCTGGAGACCCACTGAGCACCAACTACAGCCTTGCCCCCAACACTCCCATCAATCAGAATGTCAGCCTGCATCAGGCGTCCCTGGGGGGCTGCAGCCAGGACTTCTCACTCTTCAGCCCTGAGGTGGAGAGCCTGCCTGTGGCCGGCAGCTCCACGCTGCTCCCGCTGGCCCCCAGCAATTCCACCAGCCTCAACTCCACCTTTGGTTCCACCAACCTGGCAGGGCTCTTCTTTCCACCCCAGCTCAATGGCACAGCCAATGACACAGCAGGCCCTGAGCTGCCTGACCCGCTGGGGGGTCTGCTAGACGAAGCCATGCTGGATGAGATCAGCCTGATGGACCTGGCCATTGAAGAAGGCTTCAACCCCGTGCAGGCCTCCCAGCTCGAAGAGGAATTTGACTCTGACTCAGGCCTCTCCTTGGACTCCAGCCATAGCCCTTCCTCCCTGAGCAGCCCTGAAGgcagctcttcttcctcctcctcctcctcctcctcctcttcctcttcctcctcctcctcctctgcttcttcctcagcctcttcctccttttctgagGAAGGCGCCGTTGGCTATAGCTCTGACTCTGAGACCCTGGATCTGGAAGAGGCTGAGGGAGCTGTGGGCTACCAGCCTGAGTATTCCAAGTTCTGCCGCATGAGCTACCAGGATCCGTCTCAGCTCTCCTGCCTGCCCTACTTGGAGCATGTGGGCCACAACCACACGTACAACATGGCGCCCAGTGCCCTCGACTCCGCTGACCTGCCACCACCCAGCACTGTCAAGAAAGGCAGCAAGGAGAAGCAGGCCGACTTCCTAGACAAGCAGATGAGCCGGGATGAGCATCGAGCCCGAGCCATGAAGATCCCCTTCACCAATGACAAAATCATCAACCTGCCTGTGGAGGAGTTCAATGAGTTGTTATCCAAATACCAGCTGAGCGAGGCCCAGCTGAGCCTCATCCGTGACATCCGGCGCCGGGGCAAGAACAAGATGGCGGCGCAGAACTGCCGCAAGCGCAAGCTGGACACCATCCTGAACCTGGAGCGGGATGTGGAGGACCTGCAGCGCGACAAAGCCCGACTGCTGCAGGAGAAGGTGGAGTTCCTCCGGTCCCTGCGGCAGATGAAGCAGAAGGTCCAGAGCCTGTACCAGGAGGTGTTCGGGCGGCTGCGGGATGAGAATGGGCGACCCTACTCACCCAGTCAGTATGCGCTCCAGTATGCCGGGGATGGCAGTGTCCTCCTCATTCCCCGCACCTTGGCCGACCAGCAGGCCCGGCGGCAGGAGAGGAAGCCAAAGGACCGGAGGAAGTGa
- the NFE2L1 gene encoding endoplasmic reticulum membrane sensor NFE2L1 isoform X7 — translation MTRLDRSSHSGGGHAKGSQPLNSLLAGHRVAQPPSAPGSRASVQDIDLIDILWRQDIDLGAGREIFDYSHRQKEQDVDKELQDGAEQEDTWPGEGAEALARNLLVDGETGESFPAQFPADISSITEAVPSESEPPGLQNNLLSPLLTGTESPFDLEQQWQDLMSIMEMQAMEVNTSTSEILYNAPPGDPLSTNYSLAPNTPINQNVSLHQASLGGCSQDFSLFSPEVESLPVAGSSTLLPLAPSNSTSLNSTFGSTNLAGLFFPPQLNGTANDTAGPELPDPLGGLLDEAMLDEISLMDLAIEEGFNPVQASQLEEEFDSDSGLSLDSSHSPSSLSSPEGSSSSSSSSSSSSSSSSSSSSASSSASSSFSEEGAVGYSSDSETLDLEEAEGAVGYQPEYSKFCRMSYQDPSQLSCLPYLEHVGHNHTYNMAPSALDSADLPPPSTVKKGSKEKQADFLDKQMSRDEHRARAMKIPFTNDKIINLPVEEFNELLSKYQLSEAQLSLIRDIRRRGKNKMAAQNCRKRKLDTILNLERDVEDLQRDKARLLQEKVEFLRSLRQMKQKVQSLYQEVFGRLRDENGRPYSPSQYALQYAGDGSVLLIPRTLADQQARRQERKPKDRRK, via the exons ATGACCCGCCTGGACCGCAGCTCTCACAGTGGTGGGGGCCATGCCAAAGGGAGCCAGCCCCTTAACTCTTTGCTGGCTGGTCACCGGGTGGCCCAGCCCCCCTCTGCTCCTGGGTCCAGGGCTTCTGTTCAG GACATAGATCTGATTGACATCCTTTGGCGACAGGATATTGACCTGGGGGCTGGGCGTGAGATTTTTGACTATAGTCATCGCCAGAAGGAACAGGATGTGGATAAGGAACTACAAGATGGAGCGGAGCAGGAGGACACCTGGCCAGGCGAGGGTGCAGAAGCTCTGGCACGAAACCTGCTAGTGGATGGAGAAACTGGGGAGAGCTTCCCTGCACAG TTTCCGGCAGACATTTCCAGCATAACAGAAGCCGTGCCTAGTGAGAGTGAGCCCCCAGGTCTTCAAAACAACCTCTTGTCTCCTCTCTTGACGGGGACAGAATCACCATTTGATTTGGAACAGCAGTGGCAAGATCTCATGTCCATCATGGAAATGCAG GCCATGGAAGTGAACACATCAACAAGTGAGATCCTGTACAATGCCCCTCCTGGAGACCCACTGAGCACCAACTACAGCCTTGCCCCCAACACTCCCATCAATCAGAATGTCAGCCTGCATCAGGCGTCCCTGGGGGGCTGCAGCCAGGACTTCTCACTCTTCAGCCCTGAGGTGGAGAGCCTGCCTGTGGCCGGCAGCTCCACGCTGCTCCCGCTGGCCCCCAGCAATTCCACCAGCCTCAACTCCACCTTTGGTTCCACCAACCTGGCAGGGCTCTTCTTTCCACCCCAGCTCAATGGCACAGCCAATGACACAGCAGGCCCTGAGCTGCCTGACCCGCTGGGGGGTCTGCTAGACGAAGCCATGCTGGATGAGATCAGCCTGATGGACCTGGCCATTGAAGAAGGCTTCAACCCCGTGCAGGCCTCCCAGCTCGAAGAGGAATTTGACTCTGACTCAGGCCTCTCCTTGGACTCCAGCCATAGCCCTTCCTCCCTGAGCAGCCCTGAAGgcagctcttcttcctcctcctcctcctcctcctcctcttcctcttcctcctcctcctcctctgcttcttcctcagcctcttcctccttttctgagGAAGGCGCCGTTGGCTATAGCTCTGACTCTGAGACCCTGGATCTGGAAGAGGCTGAGGGAGCTGTGGGCTACCAGCCTGAGTATTCCAAGTTCTGCCGCATGAGCTACCAGGATCCGTCTCAGCTCTCCTGCCTGCCCTACTTGGAGCATGTGGGCCACAACCACACGTACAACATGGCGCCCAGTGCCCTCGACTCCGCTGACCTGCCACCACCCAGCACTGTCAAGAAAGGCAGCAAGGAGAAGCAGGCCGACTTCCTAGACAAGCAGATGAGCCGGGATGAGCATCGAGCCCGAGCCATGAAGATCCCCTTCACCAATGACAAAATCATCAACCTGCCTGTGGAGGAGTTCAATGAGTTGTTATCCAAATACCAGCTGAGCGAGGCCCAGCTGAGCCTCATCCGTGACATCCGGCGCCGGGGCAAGAACAAGATGGCGGCGCAGAACTGCCGCAAGCGCAAGCTGGACACCATCCTGAACCTGGAGCGGGATGTGGAGGACCTGCAGCGCGACAAAGCCCGACTGCTGCAGGAGAAGGTGGAGTTCCTCCGGTCCCTGCGGCAGATGAAGCAGAAGGTCCAGAGCCTGTACCAGGAGGTGTTCGGGCGGCTGCGGGATGAGAATGGGCGACCCTACTCACCCAGTCAGTATGCGCTCCAGTATGCCGGGGATGGCAGTGTCCTCCTCATTCCCCGCACCTTGGCCGACCAGCAGGCCCGGCGGCAGGAGAGGAAGCCAAAGGACCGGAGGAAGTGa
- the NFE2L1 gene encoding endoplasmic reticulum membrane sensor NFE2L1 isoform X8 — protein MTRLDRSSHSGGGHAKGSQPLNSLLAGHRVAQPPSAPGSRASVQDIDLGAGREIFDYSHRQKEQDVDKELQDGAEQEDTWPGEGAEALARNLLVDGETGESFPAQFPADISSITEAVPSESEPPGLQNNLLSPLLTGTESPFDLEQQWQDLMSIMEMQAMEVNTSTSEILYNAPPGDPLSTNYSLAPNTPINQNVSLHQASLGGCSQDFSLFSPEVESLPVAGSSTLLPLAPSNSTSLNSTFGSTNLAGLFFPPQLNGTANDTAGPELPDPLGGLLDEAMLDEISLMDLAIEEGFNPVQASQLEEEFDSDSGLSLDSSHSPSSLSSPEGSSSSSSSSSSSSSSSSSSSSASSSASSSFSEEGAVGYSSDSETLDLEEAEGAVGYQPEYSKFCRMSYQDPSQLSCLPYLEHVGHNHTYNMAPSALDSADLPPPSTVKKGSKEKQADFLDKQMSRDEHRARAMKIPFTNDKIINLPVEEFNELLSKYQLSEAQLSLIRDIRRRGKNKMAAQNCRKRKLDTILNLERDVEDLQRDKARLLQEKVEFLRSLRQMKQKVQSLYQEVFGRLRDENGRPYSPSQYALQYAGDGSVLLIPRTLADQQARRQERKPKDRRK, from the exons ATGACCCGCCTGGACCGCAGCTCTCACAGTGGTGGGGGCCATGCCAAAGGGAGCCAGCCCCTTAACTCTTTGCTGGCTGGTCACCGGGTGGCCCAGCCCCCCTCTGCTCCTGGGTCCAGGGCTTCTGTTCAG GATATTGACCTGGGGGCTGGGCGTGAGATTTTTGACTATAGTCATCGCCAGAAGGAACAGGATGTGGATAAGGAACTACAAGATGGAGCGGAGCAGGAGGACACCTGGCCAGGCGAGGGTGCAGAAGCTCTGGCACGAAACCTGCTAGTGGATGGAGAAACTGGGGAGAGCTTCCCTGCACAG TTTCCGGCAGACATTTCCAGCATAACAGAAGCCGTGCCTAGTGAGAGTGAGCCCCCAGGTCTTCAAAACAACCTCTTGTCTCCTCTCTTGACGGGGACAGAATCACCATTTGATTTGGAACAGCAGTGGCAAGATCTCATGTCCATCATGGAAATGCAG GCCATGGAAGTGAACACATCAACAAGTGAGATCCTGTACAATGCCCCTCCTGGAGACCCACTGAGCACCAACTACAGCCTTGCCCCCAACACTCCCATCAATCAGAATGTCAGCCTGCATCAGGCGTCCCTGGGGGGCTGCAGCCAGGACTTCTCACTCTTCAGCCCTGAGGTGGAGAGCCTGCCTGTGGCCGGCAGCTCCACGCTGCTCCCGCTGGCCCCCAGCAATTCCACCAGCCTCAACTCCACCTTTGGTTCCACCAACCTGGCAGGGCTCTTCTTTCCACCCCAGCTCAATGGCACAGCCAATGACACAGCAGGCCCTGAGCTGCCTGACCCGCTGGGGGGTCTGCTAGACGAAGCCATGCTGGATGAGATCAGCCTGATGGACCTGGCCATTGAAGAAGGCTTCAACCCCGTGCAGGCCTCCCAGCTCGAAGAGGAATTTGACTCTGACTCAGGCCTCTCCTTGGACTCCAGCCATAGCCCTTCCTCCCTGAGCAGCCCTGAAGgcagctcttcttcctcctcctcctcctcctcctcctcttcctcttcctcctcctcctcctctgcttcttcctcagcctcttcctccttttctgagGAAGGCGCCGTTGGCTATAGCTCTGACTCTGAGACCCTGGATCTGGAAGAGGCTGAGGGAGCTGTGGGCTACCAGCCTGAGTATTCCAAGTTCTGCCGCATGAGCTACCAGGATCCGTCTCAGCTCTCCTGCCTGCCCTACTTGGAGCATGTGGGCCACAACCACACGTACAACATGGCGCCCAGTGCCCTCGACTCCGCTGACCTGCCACCACCCAGCACTGTCAAGAAAGGCAGCAAGGAGAAGCAGGCCGACTTCCTAGACAAGCAGATGAGCCGGGATGAGCATCGAGCCCGAGCCATGAAGATCCCCTTCACCAATGACAAAATCATCAACCTGCCTGTGGAGGAGTTCAATGAGTTGTTATCCAAATACCAGCTGAGCGAGGCCCAGCTGAGCCTCATCCGTGACATCCGGCGCCGGGGCAAGAACAAGATGGCGGCGCAGAACTGCCGCAAGCGCAAGCTGGACACCATCCTGAACCTGGAGCGGGATGTGGAGGACCTGCAGCGCGACAAAGCCCGACTGCTGCAGGAGAAGGTGGAGTTCCTCCGGTCCCTGCGGCAGATGAAGCAGAAGGTCCAGAGCCTGTACCAGGAGGTGTTCGGGCGGCTGCGGGATGAGAATGGGCGACCCTACTCACCCAGTCAGTATGCGCTCCAGTATGCCGGGGATGGCAGTGTCCTCCTCATTCCCCGCACCTTGGCCGACCAGCAGGCCCGGCGGCAGGAGAGGAAGCCAAAGGACCGGAGGAAGTGa
- the NFE2L1 gene encoding endoplasmic reticulum membrane sensor NFE2L1 isoform X6: protein MTRLDRSSHSGGGHAKGSQPLNSLLAGHRVAQPPSAPGSRASVQDIDLGAGREIFDYSHRQKEQDVDKELQDGAEQEDTWPGEGAEALARNLLVDGETGESFPAQVPGGEDQRALSLEECLRLLEATCPFGENAEFPADISSITEAVPSESEPPGLQNNLLSPLLTGTESPFDLEQQWQDLMSIMEMQAMEVNTSTSEILYNAPPGDPLSTNYSLAPNTPINQNVSLHQASLGGCSQDFSLFSPEVESLPVAGSSTLLPLAPSNSTSLNSTFGSTNLAGLFFPPQLNGTANDTAGPELPDPLGGLLDEAMLDEISLMDLAIEEGFNPVQASQLEEEFDSDSGLSLDSSHSPSSLSSPEGSSSSSSSSSSSSSSSSSSSSASSSASSSFSEEGAVGYSSDSETLDLEEAEGAVGYQPEYSKFCRMSYQDPSQLSCLPYLEHVGHNHTYNMAPSALDSADLPPPSTVKKGSKEKQADFLDKQMSRDEHRARAMKIPFTNDKIINLPVEEFNELLSKYQLSEAQLSLIRDIRRRGKNKMAAQNCRKRKLDTILNLERDVEDLQRDKARLLQEKVEFLRSLRQMKQKVQSLYQEVFGRLRDENGRPYSPSQYALQYAGDGSVLLIPRTLADQQARRQERKPKDRRK from the exons ATGACCCGCCTGGACCGCAGCTCTCACAGTGGTGGGGGCCATGCCAAAGGGAGCCAGCCCCTTAACTCTTTGCTGGCTGGTCACCGGGTGGCCCAGCCCCCCTCTGCTCCTGGGTCCAGGGCTTCTGTTCAG GATATTGACCTGGGGGCTGGGCGTGAGATTTTTGACTATAGTCATCGCCAGAAGGAACAGGATGTGGATAAGGAACTACAAGATGGAGCGGAGCAGGAGGACACCTGGCCAGGCGAGGGTGCAGAAGCTCTGGCACGAAACCTGCTAGTGGATGGAGAAACTGGGGAGAGCTTCCCTGCACAG GTGCCTGGTGGGGAGGACCAGAGGGCCCTGTCCTTGGAAGAGTGCCTTAGGCTGCTGGAGGCCACCTGCCCCTTTGGGGAGAATGCTGAG TTTCCGGCAGACATTTCCAGCATAACAGAAGCCGTGCCTAGTGAGAGTGAGCCCCCAGGTCTTCAAAACAACCTCTTGTCTCCTCTCTTGACGGGGACAGAATCACCATTTGATTTGGAACAGCAGTGGCAAGATCTCATGTCCATCATGGAAATGCAG GCCATGGAAGTGAACACATCAACAAGTGAGATCCTGTACAATGCCCCTCCTGGAGACCCACTGAGCACCAACTACAGCCTTGCCCCCAACACTCCCATCAATCAGAATGTCAGCCTGCATCAGGCGTCCCTGGGGGGCTGCAGCCAGGACTTCTCACTCTTCAGCCCTGAGGTGGAGAGCCTGCCTGTGGCCGGCAGCTCCACGCTGCTCCCGCTGGCCCCCAGCAATTCCACCAGCCTCAACTCCACCTTTGGTTCCACCAACCTGGCAGGGCTCTTCTTTCCACCCCAGCTCAATGGCACAGCCAATGACACAGCAGGCCCTGAGCTGCCTGACCCGCTGGGGGGTCTGCTAGACGAAGCCATGCTGGATGAGATCAGCCTGATGGACCTGGCCATTGAAGAAGGCTTCAACCCCGTGCAGGCCTCCCAGCTCGAAGAGGAATTTGACTCTGACTCAGGCCTCTCCTTGGACTCCAGCCATAGCCCTTCCTCCCTGAGCAGCCCTGAAGgcagctcttcttcctcctcctcctcctcctcctcctcttcctcttcctcctcctcctcctctgcttcttcctcagcctcttcctccttttctgagGAAGGCGCCGTTGGCTATAGCTCTGACTCTGAGACCCTGGATCTGGAAGAGGCTGAGGGAGCTGTGGGCTACCAGCCTGAGTATTCCAAGTTCTGCCGCATGAGCTACCAGGATCCGTCTCAGCTCTCCTGCCTGCCCTACTTGGAGCATGTGGGCCACAACCACACGTACAACATGGCGCCCAGTGCCCTCGACTCCGCTGACCTGCCACCACCCAGCACTGTCAAGAAAGGCAGCAAGGAGAAGCAGGCCGACTTCCTAGACAAGCAGATGAGCCGGGATGAGCATCGAGCCCGAGCCATGAAGATCCCCTTCACCAATGACAAAATCATCAACCTGCCTGTGGAGGAGTTCAATGAGTTGTTATCCAAATACCAGCTGAGCGAGGCCCAGCTGAGCCTCATCCGTGACATCCGGCGCCGGGGCAAGAACAAGATGGCGGCGCAGAACTGCCGCAAGCGCAAGCTGGACACCATCCTGAACCTGGAGCGGGATGTGGAGGACCTGCAGCGCGACAAAGCCCGACTGCTGCAGGAGAAGGTGGAGTTCCTCCGGTCCCTGCGGCAGATGAAGCAGAAGGTCCAGAGCCTGTACCAGGAGGTGTTCGGGCGGCTGCGGGATGAGAATGGGCGACCCTACTCACCCAGTCAGTATGCGCTCCAGTATGCCGGGGATGGCAGTGTCCTCCTCATTCCCCGCACCTTGGCCGACCAGCAGGCCCGGCGGCAGGAGAGGAAGCCAAAGGACCGGAGGAAGTGa